The following are encoded together in the Pectobacterium wasabiae CFBP 3304 genome:
- the rfaP gene encoding lipopolysaccharide core heptose(I) kinase RfaP, whose amino-acid sequence MIELCEPFASLWKHKDPFVEVEKLDGEVFRALESRRTLRFTLKENSYFIKIHRGTALKEALKNLVSFRLPVLGADREWQAIHRLTEQGVDTMKGVGFGQRGINPLNRHSFIITEDLNPTISLEDYCATWQESPPSVKEKRRLIQRLAEMVRKMHAGGVNHRDCYICHFLLHLPYQPTDTQFKISVIDLHRAQIRDRVPLRWRNKDIIGLYFSSLGIGLTKKDLLWFLKIYFDRQTLHSTLQHEQSLFQQARVKAEKIRVRTERKAL is encoded by the coding sequence ATGATTGAACTATGCGAACCTTTCGCCTCGTTATGGAAACACAAAGATCCCTTTGTCGAAGTTGAAAAATTAGACGGTGAAGTATTTCGTGCACTGGAGAGTCGTCGAACACTGCGTTTTACGCTAAAAGAAAACTCATATTTTATTAAAATACATCGTGGTACGGCACTCAAAGAAGCGCTAAAGAATTTGGTATCATTCAGGTTGCCAGTACTTGGTGCCGATCGGGAATGGCAAGCGATCCACCGCCTCACGGAACAAGGGGTGGATACAATGAAAGGAGTTGGGTTTGGGCAACGTGGCATCAATCCGCTAAACCGGCATTCCTTCATTATCACTGAAGATCTAAACCCAACCATCAGTTTGGAAGACTACTGCGCCACTTGGCAGGAATCCCCACCCTCCGTAAAAGAGAAGCGACGCCTAATCCAACGGCTCGCAGAGATGGTTAGAAAGATGCATGCTGGCGGCGTTAATCATAGAGATTGTTATATTTGCCATTTCTTACTGCATTTGCCGTATCAACCAACGGATACACAATTTAAAATTTCAGTTATTGACCTACACCGAGCACAAATTCGCGATCGTGTACCTCTGCGCTGGCGTAATAAAGATATTATCGGCCTCTATTTTTCATCGCTTGGCATTGGGCTAACAAAAAAAGATTTACTGTGGTTTTTAAAGATCTACTTTGATCGACAAACGTTGCACAGCACATTGCAACACGAGCAGTCTCTATTTCAACAAGCACGTGTAAAGGCAGAAAAGATTCGCGTGCGAACGGAGCGCAAGGCATTGTAA
- a CDS encoding glycosyltransferase family 4 protein → MNIAICLYKYFPFGGLQRDFYSIAQACVKLGHHVRVYVLSWQGERPDNLEIILVPAVGMSNNLRNQRYSEWVQHHLQQHPVDRVVGFNKMPGLDFYYAADVCYAEKVEQEKGIIYRLMPRYRHYAAFEKAVFKRDSRTKMLMLTQRQIADFKKHYSTQDERFYILPPGITPDRKYDRQASDIRKTFRRAQGIDDNAIVLLQVGSDFKRKGVERSIRAIANLPDALRQKVIFLVVGQDKPRRYQSLANQLGIGDNVHFFAGRDDIPYFMAAADLLMHPAYQEAAGIVLLEAIAAGLPIIVTDVCGYAFYIDRAQAGAVISSPYHQASLNSALHDALNKPETLPRWARNARNFADTEDIYSLPEKAAALITGE, encoded by the coding sequence ATGAATATTGCCATCTGCCTGTATAAGTATTTCCCTTTCGGCGGACTGCAACGCGATTTTTACAGTATTGCCCAGGCTTGTGTAAAGCTAGGCCACCATGTTCGCGTCTATGTTTTATCATGGCAAGGTGAAAGACCAGATAACCTTGAGATTATCCTTGTACCTGCTGTTGGCATGAGCAATAACCTTCGTAATCAACGTTATAGTGAGTGGGTTCAGCATCATCTCCAACAACATCCTGTCGATCGAGTAGTTGGTTTTAACAAAATGCCAGGACTGGATTTCTACTATGCTGCCGATGTCTGTTATGCAGAGAAAGTCGAGCAAGAGAAAGGGATTATCTACCGCTTAATGCCACGTTACAGGCATTATGCAGCCTTTGAAAAAGCAGTGTTTAAACGCGATAGCCGCACAAAAATGCTGATGTTGACGCAGCGCCAAATCGCGGATTTCAAAAAGCATTACAGCACACAAGACGAGCGTTTCTACATACTGCCACCGGGCATTACGCCTGACCGGAAATACGATCGTCAAGCATCCGATATTCGAAAGACCTTTCGTCGCGCACAAGGCATTGATGACAATGCCATCGTTTTGCTTCAGGTCGGCTCAGACTTTAAACGCAAGGGTGTGGAACGCAGTATTCGAGCTATTGCCAACCTACCTGATGCCCTACGCCAAAAAGTCATTTTTCTCGTCGTCGGGCAAGATAAGCCTAGGCGCTACCAGTCATTGGCCAACCAGTTGGGCATCGGAGATAACGTACATTTCTTTGCAGGCCGCGACGACATTCCATATTTCATGGCGGCAGCCGACCTACTGATGCACCCGGCTTATCAGGAAGCGGCTGGCATTGTATTGCTTGAGGCTATTGCGGCCGGATTACCAATAATAGTTACCGATGTATGTGGCTACGCCTTCTATATCGATAGGGCTCAGGCAGGGGCTGTTATCTCCTCACCTTACCATCAGGCTTCACTGAATAGCGCCTTACATGACGCTCTGAACAAGCCCGAAACATTACCGCGTTGGGCAAGAAATGCTCGCAATTTCGCGGATACTGAAGACATTTACAGTTTGCCGGAAAAAGCCGCCGCACTGATTACGGGTGAATAA
- the rfaQ gene encoding lipopolysaccharide core heptosyltransferase RfaQ: protein MSQRIIPYHRILVVKLRYHGDMLLTTPLISTLKANYPDAKIDVLLYQDTMPILSANPEIHQLYGLKRKTSTLLEKVRNFTEIRQALKQNNYDLIVNLADQWPIALLAKSLGCRSIALDRGNDLKGKMWRSFFSDCVPPIGTHIVEQNRSVLSPLHLSIPQPKDRMSLYYKTEDTKRVFSLAPRLREQAYIVIQPTARQDFKCWDNDKFAAVIDYLKEKGLEVVLTCGPSPEDLCVVQDIHAQCIHKPNTLLAGKTSFLELAALIDNAALYIGVDSAPMHMAAALDTPLVCLFGPTDHKKWRPWSGNSVVIWAGDYQPMPERKNLDRNQKYLSCIPAQDVIHATDNLLAGRSTNEKAQ, encoded by the coding sequence GTGAGTCAACGCATCATCCCTTATCACCGGATTCTTGTGGTAAAGCTCAGATATCATGGCGATATGCTGCTGACCACTCCGCTCATCAGCACGCTGAAAGCAAATTATCCTGACGCTAAAATCGACGTATTACTGTATCAGGATACGATGCCGATTCTCTCCGCAAACCCAGAGATACATCAGCTTTATGGGCTCAAAAGAAAGACCAGCACACTTTTGGAAAAAGTCCGGAATTTCACAGAAATCAGACAGGCGCTTAAGCAGAATAATTACGATCTGATCGTCAATCTGGCTGACCAGTGGCCCATTGCCCTATTGGCCAAATCATTGGGATGTCGCAGTATTGCTCTCGATCGGGGCAATGACCTGAAAGGAAAGATGTGGCGTTCATTTTTCAGTGATTGCGTTCCGCCAATAGGCACGCATATTGTTGAGCAAAATCGCTCTGTACTTTCACCACTTCATCTATCAATACCTCAGCCAAAAGATCGCATGTCACTCTATTATAAAACTGAGGATACAAAACGCGTGTTCAGCCTTGCCCCACGACTACGCGAACAGGCCTACATCGTCATCCAACCGACAGCAAGGCAGGATTTCAAGTGCTGGGACAACGATAAATTTGCAGCCGTCATTGATTATTTGAAAGAGAAAGGGTTAGAGGTTGTCCTGACCTGTGGCCCCTCTCCGGAGGATCTTTGTGTTGTGCAAGATATTCATGCTCAATGCATCCATAAGCCGAATACCTTATTAGCCGGTAAAACCAGCTTTTTAGAACTGGCTGCGCTGATCGATAACGCTGCGCTTTACATTGGTGTCGATTCTGCGCCGATGCACATGGCCGCCGCACTCGATACCCCGCTAGTATGCTTGTTTGGGCCGACAGATCATAAAAAATGGCGACCATGGTCTGGCAACAGCGTTGTTATTTGGGCCGGAGACTATCAACCGATGCCGGAAAGGAAAAATCTCGATAGAAATCAGAAATACCTTTCCTGCATCCCTGCGCAAGATGTCATTCACGCAACGGATAACCTATTGGCGGGTCGTTCTACAAACGAGAAAGCGCAATGA
- a CDS encoding type II toxin-antitoxin system Phd/YefM family antitoxin — protein sequence MLTLTFSDVRQKFASVLDTAVKQPVTITRRSAPDMVVITAEQFAELQQAKFEASLAKVMSKPKNQALFKELADK from the coding sequence ATGTTAACCCTGACTTTCTCTGATGTGCGGCAGAAATTTGCTAGTGTACTGGACACTGCCGTCAAGCAACCCGTGACGATTACCCGCCGTTCAGCGCCGGATATGGTAGTCATTACCGCGGAACAATTCGCGGAGTTGCAGCAGGCTAAATTTGAGGCTTCTCTTGCCAAGGTAATGAGTAAGCCAAAGAATCAGGCGTTGTTCAAGGAACTTGCTGATAAATGA
- a CDS encoding type II toxin-antitoxin system death-on-curing family toxin: MIFFLTVEQVIAIHDCQLEIYGGLAGFRDIGLVEGMVARVENLHTYQDENDLYVLAASLLLSIARGHGFNDANKRTSAASAMVFLDMNGASITPSEDFADFVVMAAQGLHDVHSVAEKLKKLAD; this comes from the coding sequence ATGATCTTCTTCTTAACAGTTGAGCAGGTCATAGCAATTCACGACTGTCAGTTAGAAATATATGGTGGTTTGGCAGGGTTTAGGGATATTGGTCTGGTGGAGGGCATGGTTGCTCGCGTTGAGAATCTTCACACATACCAGGATGAGAATGATCTGTATGTGCTTGCCGCATCTCTGTTGCTTTCGATAGCGCGTGGTCATGGTTTTAATGATGCCAACAAAAGGACTTCAGCCGCGTCGGCTATGGTGTTTCTCGATATGAATGGCGCGTCAATCACGCCATCAGAAGATTTTGCTGATTTTGTGGTCATGGCGGCACAAGGTCTTCACGACGTGCATTCCGTCGCAGAAAAATTGAAAAAGCTCGCCGATTAG
- a CDS encoding O-antigen ligase family protein, whose protein sequence is MLNELRYELGKTPSISSAVALNAVFPGCLLTLAIMPFSSILAGWLFYLTGSLSVFYVVTHLRTVIVAKRRLLIPLCLLAIGITNLIWYYHYYQPDSLFSYVYNAYRTSAHAGILGAFILLTALHIAQQQQKQSLFYIIAICMLALSYAFYQSLFSGMHRIGLAFGTATSAAYFLTFIGALSAQALLKLDSTYKYYLYLGHFLLVTVAILLTETRAAIFVYPIVGATILLSEVRHNKRLFIKAFVGSAATLLLCLFLFQDTIHQRVNDLFNDVHSYNMNNSKTSVGARIAMYQSGVEAGEDALLGQSAEQRAARIIAQAEQKPSLAGAVGFLNVHLHNEVVDAFSLKGLPGAILLILLYASLFYFSFFVLRSHLSAALLFALIMYGLSDVILYSRDMLIAWLMTFCLGTTLTGKWLKPPQ, encoded by the coding sequence ATGCTTAATGAATTAAGGTACGAACTGGGCAAAACGCCCAGTATAAGTTCGGCTGTCGCACTTAACGCCGTCTTCCCCGGCTGTTTACTTACATTAGCCATTATGCCATTTAGTAGCATTCTTGCCGGATGGCTTTTTTATCTCACGGGTTCGCTATCCGTTTTCTATGTCGTGACACACCTAAGAACCGTCATAGTCGCTAAACGACGCTTACTGATTCCACTGTGCCTGCTGGCTATCGGCATAACCAATCTCATTTGGTACTACCACTATTATCAGCCCGACAGCCTTTTCTCTTATGTGTATAACGCCTACAGGACATCTGCACATGCAGGTATTTTGGGCGCATTTATCCTGCTGACGGCCCTACATATCGCGCAACAACAGCAAAAACAGTCGCTCTTCTACATCATAGCAATCTGTATGTTAGCGCTGAGTTATGCGTTCTATCAGTCACTGTTCAGTGGAATGCATCGCATTGGGTTGGCATTTGGTACAGCAACCAGCGCCGCCTATTTTCTTACTTTTATTGGTGCGTTAAGCGCACAGGCGCTGCTGAAGCTCGATTCAACCTATAAGTATTATCTCTATTTGGGGCATTTTCTGTTAGTCACTGTAGCCATTCTACTGACAGAAACCCGGGCAGCCATATTTGTCTATCCTATTGTTGGCGCGACCATTTTACTGTCAGAAGTCAGGCACAATAAACGTTTGTTCATAAAGGCATTCGTCGGTTCAGCGGCAACGCTGCTTCTGTGCTTATTCCTGTTTCAGGATACGATTCATCAACGCGTCAACGACCTATTCAATGACGTACACAGCTACAACATGAATAACAGCAAAACATCAGTGGGTGCACGAATCGCCATGTACCAATCTGGTGTCGAAGCAGGGGAAGACGCATTATTGGGGCAATCTGCCGAACAGCGCGCCGCTCGGATCATTGCACAAGCGGAACAAAAACCGAGCTTAGCCGGTGCAGTCGGGTTTCTGAATGTTCATCTACATAACGAAGTGGTTGATGCCTTTTCTCTTAAAGGGTTACCAGGAGCAATATTGCTAATATTGCTCTATGCCTCCTTATTTTATTTTTCATTTTTTGTTCTACGCAGCCACCTCTCCGCCGCACTGCTTTTTGCCCTGATTATGTATGGGCTTAGCGATGTCATCCTTTATTCACGGGATATGCTCATTGCATGGCTAATGACGTTTTGCCTCGGCACAACGCTGACTGGAAAATGGCTAAAGCCGCCGCAATGA
- the rfaC gene encoding lipopolysaccharide heptosyltransferase RfaC — protein sequence MRVLIVKTSSMGDVLHTLPALTDAMQAIPGIQFDWVVEEGFAQIPSWHPAVSRVIPVAIRRWRKSWFSAPIRQERAEFTRQLRQYRYDAVIDAQGLIKSALLVTRLANGKKHGLDCKSAREPLASWFYNYRHPISRQQHAVERVRELLASSLGYKKPTERGDYAIAQRFLAQLPVDANRYLVFLHATTRDEKHWPEAHWRELIALLAPSGLRIKLPWGAEHEHQRALRLAEGFPHVEVLPRLTLQQVAEVLAGANAVVSVDTGLSHLTAALDRPNITLYGPTDPGLIGGYGMNQVVEMSESQKMVTIPASLVHQKLEKLIVLPVSGE from the coding sequence ATGAGAGTGCTGATCGTAAAAACGTCGTCGATGGGTGATGTGCTGCATACGTTGCCAGCCTTGACCGACGCGATGCAGGCTATTCCCGGTATCCAGTTCGACTGGGTGGTTGAAGAAGGCTTTGCACAAATTCCCAGTTGGCACCCTGCGGTTTCCCGTGTTATTCCGGTGGCGATACGCCGCTGGCGCAAAAGTTGGTTCAGTGCCCCGATACGTCAGGAACGTGCAGAGTTTACACGCCAATTACGCCAATACCGCTACGATGCGGTTATCGACGCACAGGGGCTGATTAAAAGCGCACTGCTGGTGACGCGGCTCGCCAACGGGAAGAAACACGGATTGGATTGCAAGAGTGCGCGTGAGCCGCTGGCAAGCTGGTTTTATAACTATCGCCACCCGATAAGCCGTCAACAACATGCCGTAGAACGCGTGCGGGAGCTACTGGCCTCCAGTCTGGGCTATAAGAAACCGACCGAACGCGGTGATTATGCGATTGCCCAGCGCTTCCTCGCCCAATTACCCGTAGATGCCAACCGCTATCTGGTGTTTCTCCATGCTACAACGCGTGATGAAAAGCATTGGCCGGAAGCACACTGGCGTGAACTGATTGCCCTATTGGCTCCGAGTGGGCTGCGCATCAAACTCCCCTGGGGAGCGGAGCATGAGCACCAGCGCGCACTACGGCTGGCGGAAGGCTTTCCACACGTAGAGGTCTTACCACGCCTGACGCTGCAACAGGTCGCCGAGGTGCTCGCGGGCGCTAACGCTGTCGTCTCCGTTGATACCGGGCTTAGCCACCTGACGGCGGCACTGGATCGCCCAAATATCACGCTATATGGACCAACCGATCCAGGGCTGATTGGCGGCTACGGGATGAATCAGGTGGTGGAAATGTCTGAAAGCCAGAAAATGGTGACAATTCCCGCTAGCCTCGTCCATCAGAAATTAGAGAAGCTGATAGTATTACCTGTATCAGGCGAGTGA
- the rfaF gene encoding ADP-heptose--LPS heptosyltransferase RfaF: MKILVIGPSWVGDMMMSHSLYRTLKAEHPEAVIDVMAPAWCRPLLARMPEVNQALAMPLGHGALELGERRRLGVSLRDAGYDRAYVLPNSFKSALVPFFANIPQRTGWRGEMRYGLLNDLRVLDKAAFPLMVQRYTALAYDRSRIRRAEDLPQPLLWPQLQVNQAEIADMTQAFDLSDTRPIIGFCPGAEFGPAKRWPHYHYAALAQALIERGYQITLFGSANDRAACDDILQGLTEDARQHCANLAGKTSLEQAVVLIAACHAVVSNDSGLMHVAAALHRPLVALYGPSSPDFTPPLSHQAEVIRLITGYHRVRKGDAEQGYHQSLIDIQPERVLSALDKYLISEGSLIPGANA, from the coding sequence ATGAAAATTTTGGTCATCGGCCCTTCCTGGGTCGGCGATATGATGATGTCGCACAGCCTTTATCGCACATTGAAGGCTGAACACCCGGAAGCGGTCATTGACGTGATGGCACCAGCCTGGTGCCGTCCGCTGCTGGCACGGATGCCGGAAGTCAATCAGGCGTTAGCCATGCCGCTAGGTCACGGCGCACTTGAACTGGGCGAACGTCGCCGTCTTGGCGTATCGCTGCGTGATGCGGGCTATGATCGCGCTTACGTGCTGCCCAACTCCTTTAAGTCTGCGCTGGTGCCGTTCTTTGCCAACATTCCGCAGCGCACAGGCTGGCGCGGCGAAATGCGTTACGGGCTGTTGAACGACTTACGCGTGCTGGATAAAGCCGCCTTTCCGCTGATGGTCCAGCGCTACACCGCATTAGCCTATGATCGTAGCCGTATCCGTCGTGCTGAGGACCTACCGCAGCCGCTGCTTTGGCCACAGCTACAGGTCAATCAGGCCGAAATTGCGGACATGACGCAAGCCTTTGATCTCAGCGATACGCGCCCCATCATCGGTTTTTGCCCCGGTGCCGAGTTCGGACCCGCCAAACGCTGGCCGCATTATCACTATGCAGCATTGGCGCAAGCGCTGATTGAACGCGGCTACCAGATAACGTTGTTCGGTTCGGCCAACGATCGTGCAGCCTGTGACGACATCCTTCAAGGGCTGACGGAAGACGCCCGGCAGCATTGCGCCAATCTGGCGGGGAAAACCTCGCTGGAACAGGCGGTGGTGCTCATTGCCGCCTGCCATGCCGTTGTCAGCAATGATTCAGGGCTCATGCACGTTGCCGCCGCGCTCCATCGCCCACTTGTCGCGCTTTATGGCCCGAGTAGCCCCGACTTCACCCCGCCGTTATCTCATCAAGCCGAGGTGATTCGCCTGATTACCGGTTATCACCGAGTGCGTAAAGGGGATGCCGAACAAGGTTATCATCAGAGTTTGATCGACATTCAGCCCGAACGCGTGCTCAGCGCGCTGGATAAGTATCTCATTTCGGAAGGAAGTCTCATTCCGGGAGCAAATGCATGA
- the rfaD gene encoding ADP-glyceromanno-heptose 6-epimerase, whose product MIIVTGGAGFIGSNIVKALNNIGYRDILVVDNLKDGTKFVNLVDLDIADYVDKEDFIASIVAGDDLGDIDAVFHEGACSSTTEWDGKYMMDNNYQYSKDVLHYCLDRSIPFLYASSAATYGGRNDNFIEDRQYEQPLNVYGYSKFLFDQYVREILPEAESQICGFRYFNVYGPREGHKGNMASVAFHLNNQINQGENPKLFSGSESFKRDFIYVGDVAAVNLWFWQNGVSGIFNCGTGRAESFQAVADATLAFHNKGNVEYIEFPEKLKGRYQAYTQADLTNLRAAGYDKPFKTVAEGVAEYMAWLNRTV is encoded by the coding sequence ATGATTATCGTTACTGGCGGAGCCGGTTTTATCGGCAGCAATATCGTAAAAGCTCTGAATAACATCGGCTACCGAGACATTCTGGTTGTCGATAACCTGAAAGACGGCACCAAGTTCGTCAATCTGGTCGATCTGGACATCGCAGATTACGTGGATAAAGAAGATTTCATCGCCAGCATCGTAGCGGGTGACGATCTGGGCGATATCGATGCCGTATTCCATGAAGGTGCTTGCTCTTCCACCACCGAGTGGGATGGCAAATACATGATGGATAACAATTATCAGTATTCCAAAGACGTGCTGCACTACTGTCTCGATCGCAGTATTCCGTTCCTGTATGCCTCTTCTGCTGCGACTTACGGCGGCCGCAACGATAACTTCATCGAAGACCGTCAATACGAACAGCCGCTGAACGTCTATGGCTACTCCAAATTTCTGTTCGATCAGTACGTGCGTGAGATTCTGCCGGAAGCGGAATCTCAGATCTGCGGTTTCCGCTATTTCAACGTCTACGGACCGCGTGAAGGCCACAAAGGCAACATGGCGAGCGTCGCGTTCCACCTGAACAACCAGATTAATCAGGGTGAAAATCCGAAGCTGTTCTCCGGTAGTGAGAGTTTCAAGCGTGACTTCATTTACGTCGGTGATGTCGCCGCCGTCAACCTGTGGTTCTGGCAAAATGGTGTTTCCGGCATCTTCAACTGCGGTACGGGTCGTGCCGAATCCTTCCAGGCTGTCGCTGACGCCACACTGGCCTTCCATAACAAAGGCAACGTGGAATACATCGAATTCCCTGAGAAGCTGAAAGGCCGTTATCAAGCCTATACGCAGGCCGACCTCACTAACTTACGTGCTGCGGGCTACGATAAGCCGTTCAAAACCGTCGCCGAAGGCGTAGCGGAATATATGGCCTGGCTGAACCGTACCGTTTAA